Genomic window (Cydia amplana chromosome 11, ilCydAmpl1.1, whole genome shotgun sequence):
ATTTAACTTTCTGTTCAAGAACACTTACAGCCTCAGTCTTGTGATCCAATTCTAAAACTAATTTATCTCTATCTTGATCAATCTTTTTTAAATTCTCCATTAACTTTGCTTTATCATGGTTCAAAGAAGTTATTTCAGATTGCAAATCATTGCATTTCTTTTGTAATGATTCAATTGTGTCTTTAGATAGGCTTAGTTTCTTCTGAGTACTTAATAACTCACTTTGGACTTCATTACTGCTTCTTTCAGTTTCCATTTGAATATTCTTAATTTGATTAGCCAATGTCTTCTCTTTTATAACATCAGATTGCATTCTTTTTATTTGCTCTCTTAAGAGGTTGCATTCTTCTTTGAGGCGGTCAGCAGATGCCTTACCTGTCCGGTGTGTCATTTTATAAGAACTATTTTCTTCCTGTAACTGTTCTATTTCTCTGTGCTTCAGAGTTAAATCTCGTTTTAACTTTTCAACTAAATCTGTAGATTCCTTGTACAAAGATATATAATGTTCCTTATCTTTTCTTAAGATATTGTTACTCTCCCTTAACCTGTCAACTTCATCTTGAAgctttaatatattatgtttcgTGTATTCACCTCCTGTGTTATATTGTGTCAATTTCATACTTTTATATTGACTCAATTGACTGCTCAATGAAATGTTTTCCTGAGAAAGTTCTGCATTTTCAGCATTAAGTTGACTAATTACATctttataattttgtttattaccTTCATCTTGCATAGCAGACTTGGCTTTAAGTTCTTCATTCTCTTTTTTCAACATTAGTATTCTTTGTTGGCTCTCACATACTTGATTATGGAGATTCTTTATGCAAGCACTATCTGGAGTAATACCAGTTCTTGAGCTATAAACTTTATCTTTACAATTAGATAAATGTTTGTTAAACATAGTTGTTGTTTCAGTTAATTGTTCTTTTAATTTTGCCATGCATttctcatatttttttctttcttcctcTAGAATTTCATGTAATTCATCTTTAGTTGCACATTTACTTTTTGCACTAAGTCCTCTTTCAGAATTTATGTTACTAGAAGCAATAGATAGAATTTTAtcttgtaaagttttatttaaatcagTTAGATCTGTAACTTTCTGTTGAAGATTCTCCTTCTCCCTCAGGGCAATATTTAGGTCTAGTTGAAGTCTATCTAGTTTAGGTGATTGTGAAATTTCATTCATAAGTTCTGAGTTTTTCTTAACCAGATTTTCGGCTTTAGCTTGTAACAGACTCATCTCATTTGCCATGGTCGCCAATCTTTTATTACAATCATCTTCAACAGTCAAAGCTAAAGAGTCCATTTTTTTCAATTCATCATGTAAAGTCTTATTTCTATCAGCAAGATTTAATGCTCGTTTCATAGCCTCATGTTGTTTTTCTAAGGCATCTGTGACTTGTTTTCTGAGAACATCATTTTCAGCAGCTATGTCTTGTAGCTGCCCGAGTAGCTCTTGGACTTTTTTATCAGTATGTGAATTGCAAACATCTCTGCTAACAGCTTTAAGAGGCCTTCCACCTTCAAGAAGGATATTCAGCCTTATAATTTCACTATCCCTGTGTTCAATTTGACTCTTCAAAAGTGATATTTCATCAAAATAGGCTGCATTCTTATCTTCCAGGCTTTGTGTCTTCTTTATCAACTCTGTGACGTCACTATCTGAACCAGTTAATTTATTGTCATTGCAAAAGCACAATCTAGCAACATTATCATCTCCACAGTCTTTCCTTCTGCTTTTATTGCGGCTGCTTTGGGTGCTAACACACAATCCTCTTAGGTTCAGGTCCCTAAGATCGTGTTGCAACTTACTTATCAATGACTCCTTCTTTGTAAGCTCATCCGACAATGTTTTAATTCTTCTTTTACTGTCTTTAGACAACCTCAAATAGTCTTCTTTTAATTTGATGTTTTCTTTGTGTAATTGATTATTTTCTTGAATGAGCTTTGCATTGTCACATTTGTATGGTTCAGCTTCCAGCATCAATGAGTCCCGTTGCATGAGAGCTTCTTTTGAAAGATCCATGTAATGTTGTAAACTCCTTGTAGTCTGAAGCAGATCTGCGAGCACACATTCTACCAGAGGAACTGCCTCCAAAGGTAAGGAATTGTTATATCCCAATTCCTCTAGTTTTCGCTTTAGATTAAAGTAATCTTCagccatttttaattttaaacattaaatatagttttttttaacaaaccGTCACATATTACCGTGAAAAGAACGAAAATTTAgcttaaagaaataaataaacgtaaCATAACGGTCCATATAAAGCAAGCAACTTTTGTTTGTATTCGAATTCGATGGTGACAATTGACATTGACAGCTTAAACATAGACAAACTGTTTACTCCAAACTTGCTACGAGCCGTTCGAGACATATACTCTCAGCACACACCGAACGCTGCTGGCGCTTATTTTGGGAGTACAGCGCTAGAAAGCGACGGTTTAGTTTGTGTGTAATCTGTCTTATCTGTCTCTCATTCCATTAATTCATCAAGAATTCATCTGATCTGTCACTTTTGAGAAAAATGCCTTGAGttgttcttattcttatttattttccaAAGTTCATGAATATTAGGTTTTGTTTATTAACTTAATAAGTACGAAATGAAATGAATTATCAGGGTACATTAGACAGTTTTGTAAAATTTTCTCTAAGTAGTG
Coding sequences:
- the LOC134652415 gene encoding centrosomal protein of 135 kDa, which produces MAEDYFNLKRKLEELGYNNSLPLEAVPLVECVLADLLQTTRSLQHYMDLSKEALMQRDSLMLEAEPYKCDNAKLIQENNQLHKENIKLKEDYLRLSKDSKRRIKTLSDELTKKESLISKLQHDLRDLNLRGLCVSTQSSRNKSRRKDCGDDNVARLCFCNDNKLTGSDSDVTELIKKTQSLEDKNAAYFDEISLLKSQIEHRDSEIIRLNILLEGGRPLKAVSRDVCNSHTDKKVQELLGQLQDIAAENDVLRKQVTDALEKQHEAMKRALNLADRNKTLHDELKKMDSLALTVEDDCNKRLATMANEMSLLQAKAENLVKKNSELMNEISQSPKLDRLQLDLNIALREKENLQQKVTDLTDLNKTLQDKILSIASSNINSERGLSAKSKCATKDELHEILEEERKKYEKCMAKLKEQLTETTTMFNKHLSNCKDKVYSSRTGITPDSACIKNLHNQVCESQQRILMLKKENEELKAKSAMQDEGNKQNYKDVISQLNAENAELSQENISLSSQLSQYKSMKLTQYNTGGEYTKHNILKLQDEVDRLRESNNILRKDKEHYISLYKESTDLVEKLKRDLTLKHREIEQLQEENSSYKMTHRTGKASADRLKEECNLLREQIKRMQSDVIKEKTLANQIKNIQMETERSSNEVQSELLSTQKKLSLSKDTIESLQKKCNDLQSEITSLNHDKAKLMENLKKIDQDRDKLVLELDHKTEAVSVLEQKVKSQSHEINKLEDELMELKRRLNLNKISEHKLVDFESQIQFLNGEILRLNQQYDNAVMENKHLQNSLAEANGNLKLNKIEYEKSRREVDGLKQQLQHYVAEIRRIEEMLSQKEAERSDMLEHFASLSVEANILENTNHSLESESASKSQQLQTYISKIQALEERLVDKDNTIDAQSAKIATMTCRITALENEVKLVTEEKAHLEQNVSYLKQMCNNLQKESGQVTRGLSEADSELQLYENKIKILSKGKARLEEEKNDVKYNLETTEKLLANARREVVELKLALQDATAETKSLQDRINRLSRIETEIHDSTLTQELELPLMLEETIHEVSHEEDEDSTRFHEVHKRFSKYSHGSTL